DNA sequence from the Schistocerca serialis cubense isolate TAMUIC-IGC-003099 chromosome 9, iqSchSeri2.2, whole genome shotgun sequence genome:
GGCGTGGCCTCTATCGAGATGTCGATTATACCACGTTTACAGCATCTTTAACTTCGCACTGGGCATCTGGTACGTTAGTGAGGGTTCGACATCCTTCTTCTTCCTGTGGGGAGACATGGAGGAAGCAACGCTGGTACTCATAAGTACTTTCAACGGCGGGAGCATCGTTGTCAAGATGGCGCTCTTCGTGTGGTGCAGACGGCAGTACTTTGCCCTGGTCCGACGAGTGGACGGTCTGATGCTGGTGCAGAGCGAACTCTGCTCCCAGGACCCGGTCCTCGGGCACTTGCTGTGGCGCTCCAAGAGGACCGCCGCCCGCCTCACCACGGCCATGCTACTGCTCATGGTGTCCCAGTACGTCACGTGGTACCCCATGCCGCTCGTCGTGAAAGGAGGTGCGCGCCGTTTGCCCCTAGCGCAGCATCCCTGGGACAACAACAGCAATTATTACGAGCTGTCATACGCTGTGCAGTGCATGGCCGGAGCGTGGATGACGCAGATCAGCTTCGGCATCGACTGCCTCTTTGTGTCCATCATGATCCTGGTGGCCGCGCAGATGAAGATCCTCGCGTCGCGCGTGGCCCGTCTGAAGATGAGTGGCGACGGATTTTGGCGCAAGCGGCACGCGATTAGAAGTGCCGGAGACAATGTATACAGAGAATTGTGTCTCTGTATTGAAACCCATCAACAGCTTCTCAGGTAGGTTGAAAAGCGCCTTCTAGTTTCAACGAATTCTGCGAAGCTTGTCTTGGTCAACGAACAGAGCACGCACGAGGAATGGACCACATGGTTATGATACATCAAAATGTTCTTAACTCTTAATCTTGATCGCAAGAATAGTTAGTTTCGAATGAGAACAATCTACAGATTGCACGATGGGAAAACAGAGCCTGATCATTGATTGTCAGGTTTAGGCTAATTATCTAGAATGAAACAGAAGTctcaaacagacaaaaatatatacaaaaagcatATTATAGTAATAAAATTATCGTCTGAAATGTCTAAACTGAAAACATTCAAGTTTCTCTGCTGCGCAGGGTGATCTGGAACTCCACCTACAAAATTTCACATGTTGTTTAGGAACATTTTCGAACTAATTTAGTATCAGAAGCACGTGGTCTGCTGGGGCTCACTGCTGTAGGGTAGTTGAATTTCCTTTGATAACATCCCCTGCTTATCTCCGTTGGTGCAATGCACTGAAAATATTTTCTCAAGAGAGCAAATGTCGATATTATAGGCTGAGTGTCTTCTTTCgaaacaaattatttccattaatctacggtacttgctgttgacacCAACAAGCACTAATCTACTCTTCATCGCCAAGATTGCATTCAGTGATGCTCATTCCTGTCTCCGATTTGTTTTTTCGGCAGAATTAGTTGCGCTTTAACAGGAGATATACACTCTGCCGTGCTCATGCTGTCAACATTTAGAACTGCACCTGTAATGGATTTGTTTTGCATTTGTTACGCACTTTATTGTACACTGGCAGAATAGTTTGAAAACACGAGGAAAAAGTGTACTTGTTCCGCCTAACGGTTATTGCAATTGACTGTGCTTTATGTTGTACATTTCGATGATTGCGTATTACAGGCTTTTGCACAATTATGACGGCGTTCTTACTGAAACAATGGTAATTGTGGTATAAATCAGACACACCATACTTACCGTACATTACTTTGAAGCTAGCCGCCAATGGACAAGGGTCGATTACACAAAATTACGCATTCTGTCATTTTATATTTCTTTGTACTTTACCTTTTAACTTGAAATTTTTATTCCGTTATTTCCATTGGTACTGTACTCAGCGAAACGATGACTACGTTTTCTTGCTTGGTGGTATCTGCATTTGATGCTTCACCTCCTTATGGTCGAATATCCTGTCGTTTTTAATTTTAGCGTAGAGgcagagaaactgaagaaacttgtCTTGGCAAACCGCATATGGCACGTTACTGTAACAATAATGATTTCATAGATATGTTTCCTATCTATTCTCTATTGTGTAAT
Encoded proteins:
- the LOC126419477 gene encoding uncharacterized protein LOC126419477, which codes for MEEATLVLISTFNGGSIVVKMALFVWCRRQYFALVRRVDGLMLVQSELCSQDPVLGHLLWRSKRTAARLTTAMLLLMVSQYVTWYPMPLVVKGGARRLPLAQHPWDNNSNYYELSYAVQCMAGAWMTQISFGIDCLFVSIMILVAAQMKILASRVARLKMSGDGFWRKRHAIRSAGDNVYRELCLCIETHQQLLR